A single genomic interval of Arthrobacter methylotrophus harbors:
- a CDS encoding acetate uptake transporter has translation MSVESSSAAGTVPADSGHRAANPLSAQGPVISPQASPSPPFADPAALGLGAFAMTTFVLSAINAGLIVKADEPVVLGLALFYGGLAQFGAGIWEFANRNVFGATAFCSYGAFWLSFWFLSQFSAASLPAADAGKAVGLYLLAWAIFTAYMTIASWRVSLGVFAVFVFLTLTFIALFIGAFAGASGMTMLGGWLGLVTALIAWYCSLAVVANSTFKRTVLPVGRR, from the coding sequence ATGAGTGTCGAATCTAGTTCTGCCGCGGGAACCGTCCCGGCCGATAGTGGTCACCGGGCTGCAAATCCCCTATCAGCCCAAGGCCCTGTAATTTCTCCACAGGCGAGCCCCAGCCCCCCATTTGCCGATCCGGCTGCTTTGGGTTTGGGCGCTTTCGCAATGACGACGTTCGTCTTGAGTGCCATTAATGCCGGCCTGATCGTCAAAGCCGACGAACCCGTTGTCTTGGGACTTGCACTTTTTTACGGCGGCCTCGCACAATTCGGCGCAGGTATCTGGGAGTTTGCCAACCGCAATGTCTTCGGTGCGACCGCTTTCTGCTCGTACGGAGCGTTCTGGCTCTCGTTCTGGTTCTTGAGCCAATTCAGTGCAGCCAGCCTTCCCGCCGCCGACGCTGGCAAGGCTGTGGGCCTTTACCTGCTGGCCTGGGCAATCTTTACGGCCTACATGACCATTGCCTCGTGGCGCGTCAGCCTGGGCGTCTTTGCGGTCTTCGTCTTCTTGACCCTCACGTTCATCGCGTTGTTCATCGGCGCCTTCGCGGGGGCAAGCGGCATGACGATGCTGGGCGGCTGGCTGGGCCTCGTGACGGCGCTCATTGCTTGGTACTGCTCCCTCGCGGTCGTCGCGAACTCCACCTTCAAGCGGACCGTGCTCCCGGTGGGGCGACGGTGA
- the acs gene encoding acetate--CoA ligase translates to MADYPTESDETLANLLHEQRRFPPEAGFSAEANATSSDYDMADDDRLAFWARQAERLDWSQKWTEVLDWSNAPFAKWFVGGKLNAAYNCLDRHVAAGRGDKVAYYFEGEGGDTRTITYAQLTHMVCQAANTLSDLGVTAGDRVAIYMPMIPETVVSMLACARIGAPHTVVFGGFSADALRTRIHDCDARIVITSDGAYRRGKAIGLKSAVDEALLDCPDVRNVLVVRRTGQEVGWTPGRDIWWHESVELASADHQAEAFDAEHPLYVMYTSGTTGKPKGILHTTGGYLTACAYTHWAVFDLKAESDIFWTAADIGWVTGHSYIVYGPLANGATSVLYEGTPDTPHQGRWWEIIDKYKVSILYCAPTAIRTFMKWGAQIPAKYSLGSLRVIGTVGEPINPAAYMWYRENIGHSRTPVVDTWWQTETGSIMISPLPGVTAGKPGAAMKALPGVVADVVDDSGASVANGSGGYLVLREPWPSMLRTIWGDDDRYVETYWSRFPGLYFTGDGSKKDEDGDIWLMGRVDDVMNVAGHRLSTTEIESALVSHAKVAEAAVVGATDETTGQGIVAFVILRSEAGDGGPEVVQELREHVAKEIGKIARPRQIMVVAELPKTRSGKIMRRLLKDVAQDRPIGDVTTLADSSVMDLIKAGMPGGAGGSH, encoded by the coding sequence ATGGCCGACTACCCGACAGAATCGGATGAAACCCTCGCGAACCTGCTGCATGAACAACGGCGATTCCCCCCGGAAGCCGGCTTTTCCGCCGAGGCCAACGCGACGTCGTCGGACTATGACATGGCCGACGACGACAGGCTGGCGTTCTGGGCCCGCCAGGCGGAGCGGCTGGATTGGTCGCAAAAATGGACCGAAGTCCTGGACTGGTCCAACGCGCCATTCGCCAAATGGTTCGTCGGGGGCAAACTCAATGCCGCCTATAACTGCCTGGACCGGCATGTGGCCGCCGGTCGCGGAGACAAAGTCGCCTACTACTTTGAAGGAGAAGGCGGAGACACCCGTACCATCACCTACGCCCAGCTCACGCACATGGTCTGCCAGGCGGCGAACACCCTGAGCGATTTGGGCGTCACTGCTGGAGACCGGGTGGCCATCTACATGCCGATGATTCCGGAAACCGTGGTGTCAATGCTGGCTTGCGCCCGAATAGGAGCCCCCCACACAGTCGTGTTCGGCGGGTTCTCCGCGGACGCCCTCCGGACGCGGATCCACGACTGCGATGCCCGGATTGTCATAACCTCCGATGGCGCCTACCGCCGCGGCAAGGCTATCGGGCTGAAGTCCGCCGTTGACGAGGCCCTGCTGGACTGTCCCGACGTCCGCAACGTCCTGGTGGTCCGTCGCACCGGCCAGGAGGTCGGCTGGACACCGGGGCGCGATATCTGGTGGCACGAATCAGTTGAGCTGGCTTCCGCCGATCACCAAGCCGAGGCATTCGACGCCGAACATCCGCTGTACGTGATGTACACCTCGGGAACCACGGGCAAGCCCAAGGGCATTCTGCACACCACCGGCGGCTACTTGACCGCCTGCGCCTATACCCACTGGGCCGTGTTCGATCTCAAAGCCGAGTCCGATATCTTTTGGACAGCCGCGGACATCGGCTGGGTGACCGGGCACAGCTACATCGTGTACGGGCCTCTGGCCAACGGCGCCACCTCCGTGCTCTACGAAGGCACTCCTGACACGCCGCACCAAGGCCGCTGGTGGGAAATCATCGACAAGTACAAGGTCTCGATTCTCTACTGCGCGCCGACCGCTATCCGGACGTTCATGAAGTGGGGCGCCCAGATACCGGCCAAGTACAGCCTCGGGAGCCTGCGCGTCATCGGCACGGTAGGCGAGCCGATCAACCCTGCCGCGTACATGTGGTATCGGGAGAACATCGGGCACAGCCGGACGCCTGTGGTGGACACCTGGTGGCAGACCGAGACCGGGTCGATCATGATCAGTCCCCTCCCTGGAGTCACGGCAGGCAAGCCCGGCGCCGCGATGAAGGCCCTCCCGGGGGTCGTCGCCGACGTCGTGGATGACTCGGGTGCATCGGTCGCCAACGGTTCCGGCGGCTACCTGGTGCTGAGGGAACCCTGGCCGTCCATGTTGCGCACCATTTGGGGCGACGACGACCGCTACGTCGAGACGTATTGGTCACGGTTCCCGGGGCTCTACTTTACGGGCGACGGCTCGAAAAAGGACGAGGACGGGGATATTTGGCTCATGGGACGAGTAGACGATGTGATGAACGTGGCAGGGCACCGCCTTTCGACCACGGAAATCGAATCGGCCCTCGTCTCCCATGCGAAAGTCGCCGAAGCCGCCGTCGTCGGCGCTACGGACGAAACCACTGGGCAAGGCATCGTCGCCTTCGTCATCCTCCGCAGCGAGGCGGGCGACGGCGGTCCGGAGGTCGTGCAGGAGCTTCGTGAACATGTGGCCAAGGAAATCGGCAAGATCGCTCGGCCCCGACAAATCATGGTGGTGGCCGAGCTTCCCAAGACCCGGTCCGGCAAGATCATGCGACGGCTGCTCAAAGACGTCGCACAGGACCGGCCGATTGGAGATGTCACTACCCTGGCGGACTCGTCGGTGATGGACCTGATCAAGGCCGGCATGCCGGGCGGCGCGGGAGGCTCGCACTAG
- a CDS encoding amino acid permease gives MRKKPIDDIEEESKHSGLFKSLGLWQLTAIGVGGIIGVGIFSLAGLVAHGSKDTPGVGPAVLISFLIAGLASAAAALSYAEFAGMIPRAGSAYTYGYVALGEVIGWFIGWDLLLEYIAIVAVVAIGISGYFDAFLSGIGLHMPAWMTSTVDEGNGGVINLPAILVCLLVTWILSRGTKAFGRFELVAVAIKVVLILFIIGLGIFYINTKNYNPFMPSGFGPVLAGSATVFFAVFGYDAMSTAAEEATDGKKHMPKAIVLSLVIAMLLYVAATLVLTGMQNYKDINPTAGFASAFTGAGLPVIATIISVFAVLSILTVMLTFLLGVTRVWFSMSRDGLLPGWFAGTDKHGTPQRVTWIAGIASALLAGVFPIKAVADLTNIGILAAFVVVCLAVIVFRYKKPDAPRTFRLPLMPLVPAFGVLASAFLMIQLHWETWLRFVVWLMVGLVIYFTYGRKHSLMNPESPRHQQA, from the coding sequence ATGCGGAAGAAACCCATTGACGACATCGAGGAGGAGAGCAAGCACAGCGGGCTCTTCAAGAGCCTGGGCCTTTGGCAACTGACGGCCATCGGCGTTGGCGGCATCATCGGCGTCGGGATCTTCTCCCTCGCCGGACTCGTGGCGCATGGAAGCAAGGACACCCCGGGCGTAGGCCCGGCTGTGCTGATTTCATTCCTGATTGCTGGCCTTGCGTCCGCCGCTGCCGCCCTGTCCTACGCGGAATTCGCCGGAATGATCCCCCGCGCCGGTTCGGCCTACACCTATGGGTACGTTGCCTTGGGCGAGGTCATCGGATGGTTCATAGGCTGGGACCTCCTGTTGGAGTACATCGCCATTGTCGCCGTCGTCGCGATCGGCATTTCCGGTTACTTTGATGCGTTCCTTTCCGGGATCGGCCTCCACATGCCCGCTTGGATGACCTCGACGGTGGACGAAGGGAATGGCGGTGTCATCAACCTGCCGGCTATCCTGGTCTGCCTGCTGGTCACCTGGATCCTCAGCCGCGGAACCAAGGCATTTGGCCGCTTCGAACTCGTTGCAGTGGCCATCAAGGTAGTGCTCATCCTGTTCATCATCGGCCTGGGGATCTTCTACATCAACACCAAGAACTACAACCCGTTCATGCCCAGCGGCTTCGGGCCCGTGCTGGCAGGCTCGGCCACGGTCTTCTTCGCCGTGTTCGGCTACGACGCCATGAGTACAGCCGCCGAGGAAGCTACGGATGGCAAGAAGCACATGCCGAAAGCGATTGTGCTGTCCCTCGTCATCGCCATGCTCCTTTACGTTGCGGCGACCTTGGTGCTCACCGGGATGCAGAACTACAAGGACATCAACCCCACCGCCGGCTTCGCCTCCGCATTCACCGGCGCCGGTCTGCCCGTCATCGCCACCATCATTTCCGTATTCGCGGTCCTGTCCATCCTGACCGTGATGCTGACCTTCCTCCTGGGCGTCACCCGGGTCTGGTTCTCGATGAGCCGCGACGGCCTGCTTCCCGGATGGTTTGCCGGAACCGACAAGCACGGCACCCCGCAGCGCGTCACATGGATCGCCGGCATTGCCTCGGCCTTGCTCGCCGGAGTCTTCCCCATCAAGGCCGTTGCCGATCTGACCAACATCGGCATCCTCGCGGCGTTTGTGGTGGTGTGCTTGGCGGTGATCGTCTTCCGCTACAAGAAGCCCGACGCTCCGCGCACCTTCAGGCTGCCCCTCATGCCTTTGGTGCCTGCCTTCGGCGTCCTAGCCTCGGCCTTCCTCATGATCCAGTTGCACTGGGAAACCTGGCTCCGCTTTGTGGTCTGGCTGATGGTCGGGCTGGTGATCTACTTCACCTACGGTCGTAAGCACTCGCTCATGAATCCGGAAAGCCCACGTCACCAACAAGCGTGA
- a CDS encoding benzoate/H(+) symporter BenE family transporter produces MTALVGFTSSFAVVLAGLKAVGATQEQAASGLFSFTLTFGLGVLWLSWRSRLPVTLAWSTPGAALLAGAGVPGGGWPAAVGAFLIAGVLIALTSPCRAPGGPRRHRHLHVAVNGVSIPSNGLLPELRWRLRSADMRLTWPH; encoded by the coding sequence GTGACGGCGTTGGTCGGTTTCACTTCATCCTTCGCCGTCGTGCTCGCGGGCCTCAAGGCGGTCGGGGCCACACAGGAGCAGGCCGCCAGCGGACTGTTCTCCTTCACCCTCACCTTCGGGCTCGGCGTGCTCTGGCTTTCCTGGCGGTCTCGCTTGCCCGTCACGCTCGCGTGGTCGACGCCGGGCGCGGCGCTCCTCGCGGGAGCCGGCGTGCCCGGCGGCGGGTGGCCCGCCGCCGTCGGCGCCTTCCTTATCGCTGGAGTACTGATCGCCCTGACCAGTCCCTGCCGGGCTCCTGGTGGCCCTCGCCGCCATCGGCATCTACACGTGGCGGTCAACGGCGTAAGTATCCCGTCCAACGGGCTCTTGCCCGAATTGCGGTGGAGGCTCCGTTCGGCGGACATGCGATTAACCTGGCCGCACTGA
- a CDS encoding benzoate/H(+) symporter BenE family transporter translates to MEAPFGGHAINLAALSAALAAGEEAGEDRGRRWIAAFTRAWPTSCWQPSPPR, encoded by the coding sequence GTGGAGGCTCCGTTCGGCGGACATGCGATTAACCTGGCCGCACTGAGTGCCGCCCTGGCTGCCGGGGAAGAAGCTGGCGAGGACAGGGGCAGGCGCTGGATCGCGGCCTTCACCAGGGCCTGGCCTACCTCGTGCTGGCAGCCTTCTCCGCCGCGCTAG
- the zapE gene encoding cell division protein ZapE, with protein sequence MVQIEQLAARTPAVSADEILKGFYPSPRFGEVSFNSYRPDPNQPSQAAAVKSLEAFGATVGAGDGDGLFKRFFGKKVNGRAGIYLDGGFGVGKTHLLASLWHSAPGPKAFGTFVEYTNLVGALSFRKTVDALSSYKLVCIDEFELDDPGDTVLMSRLMRELADAGVKLAATSNTLPGSLGDGRFAAVDFQREIQVLADQFDVVRIDGEDFRHRGLPAAPAPLKTEDLKRQMYAEFDGQTVAMDDFRGLIEHLAGVHPSRYRKLIAGIDAVVWRDVETITEQAVALRFVVLADRLYDKDVPILASGVPFDKLFTEEMMTGGYMKKYFRAVSRLTALAREGQNHEPS encoded by the coding sequence TTGGTACAGATCGAACAGCTCGCCGCACGCACACCGGCGGTCTCAGCGGACGAGATTCTCAAGGGTTTCTACCCTTCGCCACGGTTCGGAGAAGTGTCCTTCAACAGCTACCGGCCCGATCCGAACCAACCGAGCCAAGCGGCGGCAGTCAAGTCCCTGGAAGCGTTTGGGGCGACGGTAGGCGCCGGTGACGGAGATGGCCTGTTCAAACGCTTTTTCGGCAAGAAGGTCAACGGCAGGGCAGGCATTTACCTCGATGGCGGGTTCGGGGTCGGAAAGACCCACCTGCTGGCTTCTTTGTGGCACTCCGCGCCGGGGCCGAAGGCCTTCGGAACATTCGTGGAGTACACCAACTTGGTGGGTGCCCTGTCGTTCCGCAAGACCGTGGACGCTTTGAGCAGCTACAAGCTTGTCTGCATTGACGAATTCGAGCTCGACGATCCGGGCGACACGGTATTGATGTCCCGCCTCATGCGTGAGCTGGCCGACGCCGGCGTGAAGCTCGCCGCAACCTCCAACACCTTGCCTGGTTCATTGGGAGATGGCCGCTTTGCCGCCGTCGACTTCCAGCGCGAGATCCAGGTCCTCGCGGACCAGTTCGATGTCGTCAGGATCGACGGCGAAGACTTCCGCCACCGTGGATTGCCGGCCGCCCCGGCTCCCTTGAAGACGGAAGACCTCAAACGGCAAATGTACGCCGAGTTCGATGGCCAGACAGTGGCCATGGATGACTTCCGCGGCCTGATCGAACATCTCGCCGGTGTCCATCCCAGCCGTTATCGAAAGCTGATCGCTGGAATCGACGCGGTCGTATGGCGGGATGTGGAAACCATTACGGAGCAAGCCGTCGCCCTCCGCTTCGTGGTGCTTGCCGACCGTTTGTACGATAAGGACGTCCCGATCCTCGCCAGCGGCGTGCCGTTCGACAAGCTCTTCACCGAGGAAATGATGACCGGCGGCTACATGAAGAAATACTTCCGTGCTGTGTCCCGACTGACCGCCTTGGCGCGCGAGGGCCAGAACCACGAACCCTCCTAG
- a CDS encoding sulfurtransferase, producing MSYPVEQNEKFAAYAHPERLVSTEWLAAAIEGGALGDGKLVVVESDEDVLLYETGHIPGAVKIDWHTDLNDEVTRDYVDGAAFAALAAAKGISRDTTVVIYGDKSNWWAAYALWVFTLFGHEDVRLLDGGRDKWIAEGRDITTEVPQPARGEYPVVERNDAPIRAFKDDVLAHFGKPLIDVRSPEEYTGQRTHMPAYPEEGALRGGHIPTAASIPWARAAAEDGTYRNRTELEDLYLGEAGLAAGDDVVAYCRIGERSSHTWFALKYLLGFETVRNYDGSWTEWGNAVRVPIAKGAERGSVPALAGK from the coding sequence ATGTCCTACCCCGTTGAACAGAACGAGAAGTTCGCCGCGTACGCCCACCCCGAACGCCTGGTGTCCACCGAATGGCTTGCCGCGGCCATTGAAGGCGGCGCCCTCGGCGACGGCAAGCTGGTTGTTGTCGAATCCGACGAGGACGTTCTCCTGTACGAGACCGGCCACATTCCGGGAGCAGTCAAGATCGACTGGCACACGGACTTGAACGATGAAGTCACCCGGGACTACGTAGACGGTGCGGCTTTCGCGGCCTTGGCAGCCGCCAAGGGTATCTCCCGCGACACCACCGTGGTGATCTACGGTGACAAGTCCAACTGGTGGGCCGCCTACGCTCTCTGGGTGTTCACGCTCTTTGGCCACGAAGACGTCCGGCTCCTGGACGGTGGCCGCGACAAGTGGATTGCCGAAGGCCGCGATATCACCACTGAAGTGCCGCAGCCTGCCCGGGGCGAGTACCCCGTTGTCGAACGCAACGATGCACCAATCCGTGCCTTCAAAGACGACGTCCTGGCTCACTTCGGCAAGCCGCTCATCGATGTCCGCTCCCCCGAGGAATACACGGGCCAGCGCACGCACATGCCGGCCTACCCCGAAGAGGGTGCCCTGCGCGGCGGCCACATTCCCACCGCTGCCTCCATCCCATGGGCACGCGCTGCCGCCGAAGACGGCACCTACCGCAACCGCACTGAACTTGAGGACCTCTACCTCGGCGAAGCCGGCCTCGCAGCAGGCGACGACGTTGTGGCGTATTGCCGCATCGGCGAACGTTCCAGCCACACCTGGTTCGCCCTGAAGTACCTGCTCGGTTTCGAAACGGTCCGCAATTACGACGGTTCCTGGACTGAGTGGGGCAATGCCGTGCGCGTACCGATCGCCAAGGGCGCTGAGCGAGGATCCGTCCCCGCACTCGCCGGAAAGTAG
- a CDS encoding SufE family protein has translation MSTNTLPAALAEIVDDFQALTEPDRLQLLLEFSRELPALPERLLDHPELLEQVVECQSPLFLTVEQEQKPDGVAYRLFFKAPPEAPTTRGFAGVLREGLDGLTAAEILAVPDDMPELLGLTRAITPLRMRGMTAMLGRIKRKVAAADRLSS, from the coding sequence ATGAGTACCAATACTTTGCCCGCCGCATTGGCGGAAATTGTCGATGACTTCCAGGCACTGACCGAGCCGGACCGCCTTCAGCTCTTGCTTGAGTTCTCGCGCGAACTCCCGGCGTTGCCGGAACGGCTTCTGGACCACCCTGAACTGCTGGAGCAGGTGGTGGAGTGCCAGTCACCCCTGTTCCTGACCGTTGAACAGGAACAGAAGCCCGACGGCGTGGCCTACCGTTTGTTCTTCAAGGCACCGCCGGAGGCGCCCACCACGCGCGGCTTTGCGGGTGTCCTGCGCGAAGGCCTGGACGGATTGACTGCCGCGGAGATCCTGGCTGTTCCTGATGACATGCCGGAATTGCTGGGCCTTACGCGGGCCATCACGCCGTTGCGCATGCGTGGCATGACCGCCATGCTGGGGCGCATCAAGCGCAAGGTCGCCGCGGCGGACCGTTTGTCGTCCTGA
- a CDS encoding alpha/beta hydrolase family protein, whose translation MASMTRAAPTAENGAKMSTRAKWAVAGIIAGSSIAGLLGAGSSALAAYFARRVITPSEREADQEVLAVVRGDHGLQVILAATPDSIVDGVFSLYFAGGTGFARIGRIVSYSPAERTVQREVEEVYSGDLAKARRGWWSGAVYDSPAVLGLDSEEVQIDVEGGQAPAWLIPSGAGKPAKVWAIMVHGRGATRVEGLRAVRSARDLGLDSLLVSYRNDGLAPSAPDRRYGLGSTEWRDVDAAIEYALAHGAHEVVLFGWSMGGAICLQTADLSHHRHVIRAMVLDAPVIDWVNVLAHHAQLNRIPYAVGRYGQLMLGHPLGRRLTGLAAPVDLKAMDWDTRAVELRTPTLVIHSVDDEYVPYEPSASLAEKNPDMVTFEPFEGARHTKEWNVDPQKWERLVHSWLAPRLTPRVGPASA comes from the coding sequence ATGGCATCCATGACCCGAGCCGCACCAACCGCCGAGAACGGTGCGAAAATGTCCACCCGCGCCAAATGGGCCGTCGCAGGAATCATTGCCGGCAGCAGCATCGCCGGCTTGCTGGGCGCCGGTTCTTCGGCACTCGCAGCCTATTTCGCCCGCCGCGTCATCACCCCGTCCGAACGCGAGGCTGACCAGGAAGTGCTGGCGGTGGTGCGCGGAGACCATGGACTCCAGGTCATCCTGGCAGCTACCCCGGACAGCATCGTCGATGGAGTGTTCAGCCTCTACTTCGCAGGTGGCACCGGGTTCGCGCGAATCGGGCGGATCGTGTCCTATTCGCCCGCGGAACGTACGGTGCAGCGCGAAGTCGAAGAAGTGTACAGCGGAGACTTGGCAAAAGCCCGGCGCGGGTGGTGGAGTGGTGCCGTCTATGACTCCCCGGCGGTGCTTGGCCTGGATTCGGAAGAAGTGCAGATCGACGTCGAGGGTGGCCAGGCGCCGGCATGGCTGATCCCGTCGGGCGCAGGCAAGCCCGCGAAAGTGTGGGCAATCATGGTCCATGGCCGCGGTGCCACCCGCGTCGAAGGCTTGCGCGCAGTGCGCAGCGCTCGCGATCTAGGCCTCGACAGCCTGTTGGTTTCGTACCGGAACGACGGCCTGGCGCCGTCCGCCCCGGACCGGCGTTACGGTTTGGGATCCACGGAGTGGCGCGACGTCGATGCGGCGATTGAATACGCGCTGGCCCATGGTGCCCACGAGGTGGTCTTGTTCGGATGGTCGATGGGTGGTGCGATCTGCCTCCAGACGGCCGACCTCTCGCACCACCGCCATGTCATCAGGGCCATGGTCCTGGACGCGCCGGTGATCGACTGGGTCAACGTCCTGGCACACCACGCGCAGCTCAACAGGATCCCGTACGCGGTGGGTCGCTACGGGCAGCTGATGTTGGGGCACCCCTTGGGCCGCCGCCTCACCGGCCTGGCCGCACCCGTCGACTTGAAGGCCATGGACTGGGATACACGCGCCGTCGAACTCCGTACTCCGACGCTGGTGATCCACAGCGTGGACGATGAGTACGTACCGTACGAACCCTCGGCCAGCCTCGCCGAGAAGAACCCGGACATGGTCACTTTCGAACCCTTCGAAGGCGCACGGCACACCAAAGAGTGGAACGTGGATCCGCAGAAGTGGGAGCGGCTGGTGCATTCGTGGCTCGCTCCGCGGCTCACTCCCCGCGTCGGCCCGGCGTCGGCTTGA
- the msrB gene encoding peptide-methionine (R)-S-oxide reductase MsrB, with protein sequence MSTADNRKYFQAADPLAGVPLQEVPKDGQCVEKTDAEWREELTPEEFRVLRQAGTERPYTGEYWDTHTAGVYQCRACGAELFTSNEKFDSHCGWPSFWAPLAEGTVRYLHDRTVGMERVEVRCANCDSHLGHVFEGEGYGTPTDQRYCINSVSLKLVESPAGQ encoded by the coding sequence ATGAGCACTGCAGATAACAGGAAGTACTTCCAAGCCGCAGACCCCTTGGCCGGGGTCCCCCTCCAAGAAGTTCCGAAGGACGGGCAATGCGTGGAGAAGACGGATGCGGAGTGGCGCGAGGAGCTTACCCCGGAAGAGTTCAGGGTGCTGCGCCAGGCAGGAACGGAACGGCCCTACACGGGAGAGTATTGGGACACCCATACCGCCGGTGTCTACCAGTGCAGGGCCTGCGGCGCAGAGCTTTTCACGAGCAACGAAAAATTCGATTCCCATTGCGGTTGGCCGTCCTTCTGGGCCCCGCTCGCGGAAGGCACCGTCCGATACCTGCATGACCGTACCGTGGGAATGGAACGGGTGGAGGTCCGCTGCGCCAATTGCGATTCACACTTGGGACACGTTTTCGAGGGTGAGGGCTACGGGACGCCCACTGACCAGCGGTATTGCATCAACTCCGTTTCGCTCAAGCTTGTCGAGTCCCCCGCCGGACAATAG
- a CDS encoding DUF6421 family protein, translated as MTTTASIARPRITSDNRDWVSLKTAATALQPLQSRDGSIQDPAHHGAAQEYTATIIESIKRLGPAFPHDVAYLELLIEDFARWADSGFGVPDFLDSLLAFQPQEHREDGLQHLVVFPMYTQNGSTSRLVEAVLIEVIWPEFIGDLESGDYSNKLFVPIRFLDFTPGYDTNSAVLFPETVAVRETPAFTWGAIFADREAARFRRVLKAAAATTSLQLPAGAAELLDDQELTQRTFVMWDLIHDRTHMRGDLPFDPFMIKQRMPFFLYSLEELRCDLTAFRESVRIEKDEAASPDARRHAKLVQYAVIFDRIFRFAITGNRVRNYDGLGGQLLFAWMHQHHVLHWTDSKLSIDWDEAADVVVELGARIEELYWRSIDRPKAAHWLAAYKLISGTVTPHPASVWAKGPEALPLDGPPRGLTDQVLDDEFPLSMFYEALEKKMRPIIESTTGITGTSGPAAA; from the coding sequence ATGACAACTACCGCTAGCATCGCCCGCCCGCGCATCACGTCCGATAACCGGGACTGGGTCTCGCTGAAGACCGCAGCCACTGCCCTGCAACCTCTGCAGAGCCGGGATGGCTCCATTCAGGATCCGGCACACCACGGCGCTGCGCAAGAATACACAGCCACCATTATCGAATCCATCAAGCGTCTGGGCCCGGCGTTTCCCCACGATGTCGCGTACCTTGAACTCTTGATCGAAGATTTCGCTCGGTGGGCCGATTCCGGATTCGGAGTCCCGGACTTCCTCGACTCGCTGCTGGCCTTCCAGCCCCAGGAACACCGCGAAGACGGACTCCAGCACCTCGTGGTATTCCCCATGTACACCCAGAACGGCAGCACAAGCCGCCTCGTGGAGGCCGTCCTGATCGAGGTCATCTGGCCCGAGTTCATCGGCGACTTGGAGTCCGGCGACTACTCCAACAAGCTCTTCGTGCCCATCCGTTTCCTGGACTTCACTCCGGGGTATGACACCAATTCCGCCGTACTCTTTCCAGAGACAGTCGCAGTGAGGGAAACGCCCGCCTTTACGTGGGGCGCCATCTTCGCCGACCGTGAAGCCGCCCGCTTCCGGCGTGTGCTCAAAGCAGCCGCGGCAACAACATCCCTGCAGCTGCCCGCAGGTGCGGCGGAGCTTTTGGATGACCAGGAACTCACGCAGCGGACCTTCGTCATGTGGGACCTGATCCATGACCGTACCCACATGCGCGGCGATCTTCCCTTCGATCCGTTCATGATCAAGCAGCGGATGCCGTTCTTCCTTTATTCGCTCGAAGAGCTCCGGTGCGACCTGACAGCCTTCCGGGAATCCGTCCGCATCGAGAAGGACGAGGCTGCTTCCCCTGACGCCCGACGCCACGCGAAGCTCGTCCAGTACGCCGTCATCTTCGACCGGATCTTCCGCTTCGCCATCACGGGAAACCGGGTGCGCAACTACGACGGCCTCGGCGGCCAACTCCTCTTCGCGTGGATGCACCAGCACCACGTCCTGCACTGGACCGACAGCAAGCTCAGCATCGATTGGGACGAAGCCGCCGACGTCGTCGTCGAACTCGGTGCCCGGATCGAGGAACTCTATTGGCGCTCCATCGACCGTCCGAAGGCTGCCCACTGGCTCGCGGCGTATAAGCTCATTTCCGGTACGGTCACTCCGCATCCGGCTTCGGTTTGGGCGAAGGGCCCGGAGGCACTGCCGCTCGACGGGCCGCCCCGCGGCCTCACCGACCAGGTGCTCGACGATGAATTCCCCCTGTCCATGTTCTACGAAGCCTTGGAGAAGAAAATGCGCCCCATCATCGAATCAACCACGGGCATCACCGGCACCAGCGGACCGGCCGCAGCCTGA